ATATAATATTTGCAGACCGAAAGTAAAAACTCAAATAGACACACATAAGAAAATAAAAAAGCAGATTGAGCAAATGTAAGATGAAATAAGTTTAATAATTGAAAAAGTAATAAGAAATCAAATTTATTAATTTAACTTTTTTATAATGAAAATCAACCATTTAATAGTTCACGAAATTGTGAAAAAAGTAACAAAAACTGGTGCAAAACTAGTTTGTTCAGAATCAACAATCCCAATTGACACTAAGGCTGAAAATCTTGTTAAAGAACTTAATACAAGATATTCTAACCTTAAAAACACAAAAATTACATATGCAACATTTGATTATGAGGAGGAACGTGATTTCCCTAAAGATTTTGAAAAATATCATAAGTCAAAAACAAAAGATGACTTTATCAAATTTAGCATAGAAGCCATAAAGGATTTAAAAACAAGGATTGAAGGCAGAGCACCTGCAAAAGGTGGTTACCTTGTTTTCGTTGACTTTGAGGATTATGGTAAATTCTTCGGGGTTTATCTGATTAGAAATACGACAGGTATGTTGTTTAACAAATCGGATGATGGAAAATACTTTGAAATTAATCCTACCATTCATATTGATTTTGAAAAGATAGCAATGGCATGTCGAATAAACTATGAGAAATTTGAAAAAAAAGACGGCAGGTATTTAGGTTTTATTGATGTAAAAAAGGAAGAGGTCTCGAAATTTTTCAATGAATGGATTTCTTCGAAAGATCAAGAAGATAATATTACCGATACTAAACATTTACTATATGATATCTTAAAAAAGATTGAACCTCCAAAAGATGAAGAAGGCAATCCAATTCAAACGAATATTTTTTTACAAG
This portion of the Bacteroidales bacterium genome encodes:
- a CDS encoding nucleoid-associated protein; protein product: MKINHLIVHEIVKKVTKTGAKLVCSESTIPIDTKAENLVKELNTRYSNLKNTKITYATFDYEEERDFPKDFEKYHKSKTKDDFIKFSIEAIKDLKTRIEGRAPAKGGYLVFVDFEDYGKFFGVYLIRNTTGMLFNKSDDGKYFEINPTIHIDFEKIAMACRINYEKFEKKDGRYLGFIDVKKEEVSKFFNEWISSKDQEDNITDTKHLLYDILKKIEPPKDEEGNPIQTNIFLQEVQEFIKGSPNRIVELKTISAQFYQDEDVIPTYIQENNITINSQFKADAGILRKFVNINVKAEKITLNFPPKYFRNKVRIGGDNADLVIIESEALATKILHEMREDE